One genomic segment of Paenibacillus durus includes these proteins:
- a CDS encoding M3 family oligoendopeptidase — MKQPLSLTWELDSIFEGGSASPGFERFLSELEGDIGKLAEHVRAAKAPVDLESTKKLDGVIELLQSCTARLVQASEFAGCLGAQNQQDKGAVRLSGTVAGLSARFQGVSSAFENVLRQTEDDVWRQWVGRPEIAPLTFVLSESRDQAREKMSPELESLALELAVDGYHGWSEHYETIVSSIAIPYTDEDGEKLLSAGQAFNKLHDNDNQARKDMFVKWEKSWEGVADYAADTLNHLAGFRLKLYERRGWDDVLKEPLSINRMSRESLDVMWDVIVKSKPALIAYLERKAKLLGLTKLGWEDVEAPLARSSGKISYDRAAEEIVTQFGKFSPKLAEFAERAFDSSWIEVEDRPGKRPGGFCVSFPLSKESRIFMTYSGTPSNVATLAHELGHAYHSYLLDDQPVLNQNYAMNVAETASTFAEVIVSDAQVKAAESEEEKLSLLEEKIQNSVAFFMNIHARFLFETRFYEKRKAGLVSAEEISELMVEAQKEAFGGTLSGYHPHFWASKLHFYITDVPFYNFPYTVGYMFSTGLYRLALQEGPSFADKYDALLRDTGVMTLEDLAGKHLGVDLLKPEFWQGAADLILEDISTFLDMTKHLV; from the coding sequence ATGAAACAGCCGTTGTCTTTAACTTGGGAACTGGATTCGATTTTTGAAGGGGGCTCGGCATCCCCCGGGTTTGAACGATTTTTGAGCGAACTGGAAGGCGATATCGGTAAGCTCGCGGAGCATGTAAGAGCGGCTAAGGCTCCGGTGGATTTGGAGTCGACGAAGAAGCTGGACGGCGTTATCGAGCTTCTGCAAAGCTGTACCGCGCGTCTTGTTCAGGCCTCGGAGTTCGCTGGATGCCTTGGAGCGCAGAACCAGCAGGATAAAGGAGCCGTACGTCTGTCGGGAACCGTTGCCGGCCTCAGCGCCCGATTTCAGGGCGTATCCTCTGCATTCGAAAATGTGCTTCGCCAGACGGAAGACGATGTATGGCGGCAATGGGTGGGCCGGCCCGAGATTGCGCCGCTGACGTTCGTGCTCAGCGAGAGCCGGGATCAAGCCCGCGAGAAGATGAGTCCGGAGCTGGAGAGCCTGGCGCTTGAGCTTGCGGTGGACGGCTATCACGGCTGGAGCGAGCATTATGAAACGATTGTCAGCTCGATCGCCATTCCTTATACCGATGAGGACGGGGAGAAGCTATTGTCAGCGGGCCAGGCTTTTAACAAGCTGCACGACAATGATAATCAAGCCCGGAAGGATATGTTCGTCAAATGGGAAAAGTCGTGGGAAGGCGTCGCCGATTACGCCGCGGATACGCTTAATCATCTGGCCGGCTTCCGGCTGAAGCTGTATGAACGCCGGGGATGGGACGATGTGCTGAAAGAGCCCCTCAGCATCAACCGCATGTCCCGCGAGTCGCTGGATGTTATGTGGGATGTTATCGTCAAGAGCAAGCCGGCTCTCATCGCCTATTTGGAGCGCAAGGCGAAGCTGCTGGGACTTACGAAGCTCGGCTGGGAGGACGTGGAGGCCCCGCTGGCGCGGTCTTCAGGCAAGATATCCTATGACCGGGCTGCCGAAGAAATCGTCACCCAGTTCGGTAAATTCAGTCCGAAGCTTGCGGAATTTGCCGAGCGCGCATTTGACAGCAGCTGGATTGAAGTGGAGGACCGGCCGGGCAAGCGTCCGGGCGGCTTCTGCGTCTCGTTCCCGCTAAGTAAGGAATCGCGGATATTCATGACATACAGCGGCACGCCTTCCAATGTGGCGACGCTCGCGCATGAACTGGGGCACGCCTACCATTCCTACCTGCTTGATGACCAGCCGGTGCTTAACCAGAACTACGCCATGAATGTGGCGGAAACGGCATCGACCTTCGCTGAGGTCATCGTCTCAGATGCCCAGGTCAAGGCGGCAGAGAGCGAGGAAGAGAAGCTGTCCCTGCTGGAAGAGAAAATCCAGAACAGCGTTGCCTTTTTCATGAACATACATGCCCGGTTCCTGTTTGAGACCCGATTCTATGAGAAGCGCAAGGCGGGACTGGTCAGCGCAGAAGAGATTTCCGAGCTCATGGTGGAAGCGCAGAAGGAAGCTTTTGGCGGCACTCTTTCCGGTTACCATCCGCATTTCTGGGCTTCCAAGCTGCATTTTTATATTACCGACGTTCCGTTCTATAACTTCCCTTATACCGTCGGATACATGTTCAGCACCGGCCTTTACCGTCTCGCCCTGCAGGAAGGCCCTTCCTTTGCAGATAAATACGATGCGCTGCTGCGCGACACAGGAGTCATGACGCTTGAGGATCTGGCGGGCAAGCATCTGGGAGTGGATCTGTTGAAGCCGGAATTTTGGCAGGGAGCCGCCGACCTGATTCTTGAAGATATTTCCACCTTCCTGGATATGACTAAGCACTTAGTTTGA
- a CDS encoding DUF2225 domain-containing protein yields the protein MTYLEPLYSIKVTCCNCEREFVTSRVRPSLKRAVRRDADFCSYYKEENPDYYVVRVCPFCGFASTENSAGKLAEWQRKAFSERVGSRWQSRDFGGKRSWAEALETYKLALLSAQCIGDKERIVASLLHHIAWMYRYQGDTEQEQRFLHYSLESYINVFERDGIAGNDARLMFLIGELNRRIGWFNEAVKWFSRLVNDQKIMDTAMIRAAREQWAIIREQMLGDQGGSSAGTEPLRGVL from the coding sequence ATGACCTATTTGGAGCCCCTATACTCCATTAAAGTAACCTGTTGCAATTGTGAACGCGAATTCGTAACCTCCAGAGTGCGTCCCAGCCTTAAGAGGGCTGTTCGCCGGGATGCGGATTTTTGCTCTTATTACAAGGAAGAGAATCCCGATTACTACGTTGTCCGGGTATGTCCTTTCTGCGGTTTTGCCTCCACGGAAAACTCCGCGGGCAAACTGGCCGAATGGCAGCGGAAGGCGTTCAGCGAGCGGGTCGGCAGCCGCTGGCAGTCCCGTGATTTCGGAGGCAAGCGGAGCTGGGCGGAGGCGCTGGAGACCTACAAGCTGGCGCTGCTCAGCGCGCAGTGCATAGGCGACAAAGAGCGAATCGTCGCCAGCCTTCTGCATCATATCGCCTGGATGTACCGGTATCAGGGCGACACCGAGCAGGAACAGCGCTTTCTTCATTATTCGCTGGAGTCCTACATAAATGTATTTGAGCGGGACGGAATTGCCGGGAATGATGCGCGCCTGATGTTTCTGATCGGGGAGCTTAACCGGCGCATCGGCTGGTTTAACGAGGCAGTTAAATGGTTCTCGCGCCTGGTCAATGATCAGAAAATTATGGATACGGCGATGATTCGGGCGGCTCGCGAGCAGTGGGCGATTATTCGCGAACAGATGCTCGGAGATCAAGGCGGTTCGAGTGCGGGCACGGAACCGTTGAGAGGGGTATTATAA
- a CDS encoding toprim domain-containing protein, with product MSITIIVEGKNDRSRLRRLLKPEVDILCTFGTLNTVKLETLRKQVGDSEVYLYMDNDSSGKKIRGVLRDAFPDAEHIYTRRGYAGVEGTPDEYNITQLEKAGLEEFIIYPDPPPF from the coding sequence ATGTCCATTACTATTATTGTCGAAGGCAAGAATGACCGCAGCCGTTTGCGGCGTCTCCTGAAGCCTGAAGTCGACATTCTGTGCACCTTTGGCACACTCAATACGGTCAAGCTCGAGACTCTGCGCAAGCAAGTCGGGGATAGTGAAGTCTATCTCTATATGGATAACGACAGCTCCGGCAAAAAAATACGCGGCGTTCTGCGGGACGCCTTCCCGGACGCAGAGCATATCTACACCCGCCGGGGTTACGCCGGAGTCGAAGGCACTCCTGATGAATACAATATCACGCAGCTTGAAAAGGCGGGACTGGAAGAATTCATCATCTACCCTGATCCCCCTCCTTTTTAG
- a CDS encoding YycC family protein, which produces MRPLQISPETALALSKQLGVPLEHLMHMPQHILLQKIAELSKKNTDGGEPKDGAEGKDEA; this is translated from the coding sequence ATGCGGCCACTGCAAATTTCGCCGGAAACGGCCTTGGCGCTCTCCAAGCAGCTGGGTGTGCCTCTGGAACATTTAATGCATATGCCCCAGCATATTCTGCTGCAAAAAATAGCCGAGCTATCCAAGAAAAATACGGATGGCGGGGAACCGAAAGACGGCGCAGAAGGCAAGGATGAAGCATGA
- a CDS encoding aldose 1-epimerase, whose product MKQVTKGQWCGYDTYILHSRDLEVTLLPRLGNNVISLWDRKERREVLRRPEEADLDFYMQKPYHFGIPLLIPPGRISKGQFEFDGAHYQFDRNTAGDNHIHGLHRTQSWCVSDIEEDEEGCAVTTEFKTANDAHWMEQLPAPLKFEMTFRLQDASLKQTLKVTHLGSERNIPFGIGYHTWFMVDGQPKRWSLKLPVESIYELNDQLLPTGKVLPLGSLEALNEGMNLQGTNFDTALRIGEKRPVEALLLRDDGYGLRYLADESYFRHWVIYTKGPADQFLCAEPYTWLPDAPNVSSDPSFTGLLTIAPGQSLELTTSIEMIYPEN is encoded by the coding sequence ATGAAACAGGTGACCAAAGGGCAATGGTGCGGTTATGATACTTATATTTTGCATAGCCGCGACTTGGAAGTCACGCTGCTGCCGCGTCTGGGCAACAACGTAATCTCCCTGTGGGACCGTAAGGAAAGACGAGAGGTTCTGCGCCGGCCGGAAGAGGCCGATCTGGATTTTTATATGCAGAAGCCGTATCACTTCGGCATTCCGCTCTTAATTCCGCCCGGTCGTATCTCCAAGGGACAATTTGAATTTGATGGCGCGCATTACCAGTTCGACCGCAACACCGCCGGTGACAATCATATTCACGGCCTGCACCGGACGCAATCCTGGTGCGTTAGCGATATTGAGGAAGACGAAGAAGGCTGCGCGGTGACGACCGAATTCAAGACGGCAAACGATGCCCATTGGATGGAGCAGCTGCCGGCGCCGCTCAAATTCGAGATGACGTTCCGGCTGCAGGATGCGTCTTTGAAGCAGACCTTGAAGGTAACCCACCTTGGCAGCGAACGGAACATCCCCTTCGGAATAGGCTATCACACCTGGTTCATGGTTGACGGTCAGCCGAAGCGATGGAGCCTCAAGCTGCCGGTAGAGAGCATCTACGAATTGAACGACCAACTCCTGCCCACTGGAAAGGTGCTTCCTCTCGGTTCGCTGGAAGCGTTGAACGAAGGAATGAATCTTCAGGGCACCAACTTTGACACCGCCCTGCGAATTGGAGAGAAGCGGCCCGTCGAAGCTTTGCTGCTCCGGGATGACGGCTATGGGCTGCGTTACCTCGCAGACGAAAGCTATTTCCGCCACTGGGTTATCTATACAAAAGGACCCGCCGACCAATTTCTCTGCGCCGAACCCTATACATGGCTGCCGGATGCGCCCAACGTGTCCTCTGATCCAAGCTTTACCGGTCTGCTGACGATTGCCCCCGGACAGAGCCTTGAACTGACTACTTCAATTGAAATGATCTATCCTGAAAATTGA
- a CDS encoding SCO family protein — protein MHILKRYKWTWLLLLLALAMAAYLVVSSWAFRAGKLPVIGEVQDFSLENVSGDTVTLSDTEGKVRLVYFFFTQCTDVCPITTFTLSQAQDLLIKDGSFGKDAAFLSISFDPQNDTREAIKAFADRFHADYVGWYFLRGDQEKVRDLAAGSFKILIAGSNKDNFAHANLIGLVDRKNRLRALYNASDTDQVTPEFLTSAVKKLARE, from the coding sequence ATGCACATCCTCAAGCGGTATAAATGGACTTGGCTTCTGCTGCTGCTTGCGCTGGCCATGGCGGCCTATCTGGTCGTAAGCTCCTGGGCTTTCCGAGCGGGAAAGCTGCCGGTTATCGGGGAAGTGCAGGACTTCTCCCTTGAAAATGTAAGCGGTGATACCGTGACGCTTTCCGATACGGAAGGCAAGGTGCGGTTAGTTTATTTCTTTTTTACCCAGTGTACGGATGTGTGCCCGATCACGACCTTCACTCTGTCGCAGGCGCAGGATCTGCTTATTAAGGACGGCAGCTTTGGCAAAGACGCGGCCTTCCTGTCGATCTCATTTGATCCGCAGAACGATACGCGTGAAGCAATCAAGGCGTTCGCCGACCGTTTCCACGCCGATTATGTAGGCTGGTACTTTCTGCGGGGGGATCAGGAGAAGGTTCGGGATTTGGCGGCGGGTTCCTTCAAAATTCTGATCGCGGGAAGCAACAAGGACAATTTTGCCCACGCGAACCTGATCGGGCTTGTGGACCGGAAGAACCGGCTGCGCGCACTGTATAATGCCAGCGATACAGACCAGGTTACTCCGGAATTTTTGACAAGCGCTGTGAAAAAGCTGGCCCGAGAGTAG
- a CDS encoding NAD kinase: MRYYVLDRGDQLSIDLSQKFHKLAEERGLQLDAESPEIVVSIGGDGTMLHAFHTFIDRIPELAFVGVHTGHLGFYADWQCEELSTLVDYMCGKSDPAPHKPRIVKYPLVELEINRKSGTTSHIALNEFTLKGVEGTVVLQIDINDETFEMFRGDGICVSTPSGSTAYNKSLGGAMVHPSIEALQIAEIASINNRVFRTMGSPLLLPKHHHCDIFSRREQRLMLTVDHTNYPIDDLISVRCQVSEKKVSFARYRPFPFWKRVRSSFLV, translated from the coding sequence TTGAGATATTATGTCCTGGACCGTGGCGATCAACTGTCCATTGATCTCAGTCAGAAGTTTCATAAGCTTGCGGAAGAGCGGGGTCTTCAGCTCGATGCCGAGTCTCCCGAAATCGTAGTGTCCATCGGCGGAGACGGCACAATGCTTCACGCCTTCCATACCTTTATCGATCGGATTCCCGAGCTCGCCTTCGTGGGCGTCCATACCGGCCATCTTGGCTTCTATGCCGACTGGCAGTGCGAGGAACTCTCCACACTGGTCGATTATATGTGCGGAAAGAGCGATCCTGCGCCGCATAAGCCGCGCATCGTCAAATATCCGCTCGTCGAGCTAGAAATCAATAGAAAATCAGGGACAACTTCGCATATCGCCCTTAACGAGTTCACTCTTAAAGGGGTTGAAGGTACGGTAGTTCTCCAGATCGACATTAACGACGAGACCTTCGAGATGTTCCGCGGCGACGGCATCTGTGTTTCTACCCCTTCCGGGAGCACAGCCTACAATAAAAGTCTCGGAGGCGCGATGGTTCATCCTTCGATTGAGGCGCTGCAGATTGCGGAAATCGCGTCGATTAACAATCGGGTGTTCCGGACGATGGGCTCCCCGCTGCTCCTGCCCAAGCATCACCACTGCGATATTTTCTCCCGGAGAGAGCAGAGGCTGATGCTGACCGTTGACCATACCAACTATCCTATTGATGATTTGATTTCTGTCAGATGCCAGGTGTCGGAGAAAAAGGTCAGCTTCGCCCGTTACCGTCCGTTTCCGTTCTGGAAGCGCGTGCGTTCCTCATTCCTGGTGTAG
- a CDS encoding globin domain-containing protein: MNPEKSIYENLGGAEKLRKLVEVFYSKVQAHPRLGPLFPADIAPVLDKQYRFLTQFFGGPQLYSELYGQPMMRARHMHVPITEERSKEWLGCMGEALEEIGVEETLRLLVLHRLAGPARHFVNMPGERD; encoded by the coding sequence ATGAATCCGGAGAAAAGCATATATGAAAATTTGGGAGGGGCCGAGAAGCTGCGCAAACTGGTGGAAGTGTTTTATAGTAAAGTGCAGGCGCATCCGCGGCTCGGCCCGCTGTTTCCGGCAGACATCGCCCCCGTTTTAGACAAGCAATACCGTTTCCTCACTCAGTTCTTTGGCGGTCCGCAGCTGTATTCCGAGCTGTATGGCCAGCCAATGATGAGAGCTCGTCATATGCATGTGCCGATTACGGAGGAACGGTCGAAGGAGTGGCTGGGTTGTATGGGAGAAGCGCTGGAGGAAATCGGAGTAGAAGAGACGCTCCGATTGCTCGTACTGCACCGGCTTGCAGGCCCGGCCCGCCATTTTGTCAACATGCCCGGAGAAAGAGATTGA
- a CDS encoding metal-dependent hydrolase, with amino-acid sequence MDTATHFVMGFGLAGLSFVDPVVSSQPMLSGAVMLATVIGSQAPDADTVLRLKSNAVYIRNHRGITHSLPFLLLWPALITLVLSPVFGLNDIRSIGHLALWSFVAVALHVFSDLFNTYGTQAARPITERWIAWNIIHIFDPFIFGSHVAAIALWITGIFHPAPLFVSLYSIIVLYYIWRTAAHIRITRSIKAKDLHHEPGERYILIPTITPRRWNVVKTRQDGSYYVGQLNYGRLEWLKHAVNSRHPAVERSKSHPDIQAFLYFTSYAIAEVEELPSGYIVRWGDVRYLHRKQFPFVAVLVMDHQYHALQTYVGWLSSEKLDERFAIEPGSMKV; translated from the coding sequence ATGGATACTGCTACACACTTCGTCATGGGTTTTGGACTTGCCGGGCTCTCCTTCGTCGATCCCGTCGTCAGTTCTCAGCCGATGCTGTCAGGCGCCGTTATGCTGGCCACCGTTATCGGATCGCAGGCCCCTGATGCCGACACCGTCCTGCGACTAAAGAGCAACGCGGTGTATATTCGCAATCACAGAGGGATTACACACTCCCTTCCTTTTTTATTGCTCTGGCCCGCGCTGATTACCCTGGTACTTAGTCCGGTCTTCGGTTTGAACGACATCCGCTCCATCGGCCATCTAGCCCTCTGGAGCTTTGTTGCCGTGGCCCTGCACGTCTTCAGCGATTTATTTAATACCTATGGCACTCAAGCGGCCCGGCCAATCACCGAACGCTGGATCGCGTGGAACATTATCCACATTTTCGATCCGTTTATTTTCGGCAGCCATGTCGCGGCCATCGCGCTGTGGATCACCGGCATTTTTCACCCTGCCCCCTTGTTCGTATCGCTGTACAGCATCATCGTCCTGTATTATATTTGGAGGACCGCCGCCCATATCCGGATAACCCGCAGCATTAAGGCCAAAGATCTCCATCACGAACCCGGCGAGAGATATATCCTTATCCCCACGATAACGCCGAGACGATGGAATGTCGTCAAGACAAGACAGGATGGCAGTTACTATGTCGGCCAGCTTAACTACGGGCGTCTGGAATGGCTCAAGCACGCGGTTAACTCCCGGCATCCGGCTGTGGAACGTTCCAAGTCCCATCCGGATATTCAGGCTTTCCTGTACTTCACTTCCTATGCCATCGCCGAGGTGGAGGAATTGCCTTCAGGTTACATTGTACGCTGGGGTGACGTCCGTTATTTGCACCGGAAGCAATTTCCGTTTGTCGCCGTCCTGGTCATGGATCACCAGTATCATGCGCTGCAGACATATGTAGGCTGGCTCAGCAGCGAGAAGCTGGATGAACGTTTCGCGATTGAACCCGGCTCGATGAAAGTATAG
- the trpS gene encoding tryptophan--tRNA ligase: MKKVLSGIQPSGKLTIGNYIGAMKNFVKLQDEHECYFMVVDLHAVTVPQEPASLREQSEAVAALFIAAGIDPSRSNVYLQSHVPQHAELGWLMTTLTSMGELERMTQFKDKSSGKDTVGAGLFVYPALMAADILVYNADLVPVGEDQKQHLELTRDLAGRFNHRYGDFFTIPEPYIPKVGSRIMSLDDGTKKMSKSNPNAGSYIALLDPPDVIRKKISRATTDSGREVVYDPANKPEVSNLMGIYSECSGLSLAEITGRYEGQMYGGFKKDLAEVIVAALEPLQERYHEIRSSGAITDILASGAERARAVASVTLEGVKDRMGFLPPRSK, encoded by the coding sequence ATGAAAAAAGTTCTGTCCGGCATACAGCCCAGCGGTAAGCTGACAATCGGCAACTATATCGGCGCAATGAAAAATTTCGTCAAGCTTCAGGATGAGCATGAATGCTATTTCATGGTGGTTGACCTGCATGCCGTTACCGTACCGCAGGAACCGGCCAGCTTGCGTGAACAGTCTGAAGCGGTTGCCGCACTGTTCATTGCGGCGGGAATTGATCCGAGCCGCTCTAATGTATATCTTCAGTCGCATGTTCCCCAGCATGCCGAGCTGGGCTGGTTGATGACAACGCTCACCTCGATGGGCGAGCTGGAGCGGATGACGCAGTTCAAAGACAAGTCATCGGGGAAGGACACCGTAGGCGCGGGATTGTTCGTGTATCCGGCGCTGATGGCCGCCGACATTCTCGTGTACAACGCGGATCTCGTTCCGGTAGGCGAAGACCAGAAGCAGCATCTGGAGTTGACACGCGATCTGGCGGGACGGTTCAACCATCGCTACGGCGATTTCTTCACTATTCCGGAGCCTTATATTCCGAAGGTCGGATCCCGGATTATGTCGCTTGATGACGGGACGAAGAAAATGAGCAAGAGCAATCCGAATGCCGGCAGCTATATTGCTCTGCTCGATCCCCCGGACGTTATCCGCAAAAAAATCAGCCGGGCAACTACGGATTCCGGACGCGAAGTCGTGTACGACCCGGCGAACAAGCCGGAAGTCAGCAATCTGATGGGCATTTACTCGGAGTGCTCCGGGCTGTCCCTAGCGGAAATCACAGGCCGCTATGAAGGACAGATGTACGGCGGCTTCAAAAAGGATTTGGCCGAGGTCATCGTGGCGGCGCTTGAACCACTTCAGGAGCGCTACCACGAAATCCGCAGTTCCGGCGCCATCACCGATATTCTCGCGTCGGGCGCGGAACGCGCCCGCGCCGTGGCGTCGGTTACACTGGAAGGAGTCAAGGACCGCATGGGATTCCTGCCTCCACGTTCAAAGTAA
- a CDS encoding alpha/beta-type small acid-soluble spore protein produces MGQVGQSQGRSSRSNNLIVPQATAALQQLKFEAAQELGVTIPQDGYYGNYTSRETGSLGGYITKRLVQLAEQQLSGRTGV; encoded by the coding sequence ATGGGTCAAGTAGGTCAAAGCCAAGGTCGCAGCAGTCGTTCCAACAATCTGATCGTTCCTCAAGCAACCGCTGCGCTGCAACAACTGAAATTTGAAGCGGCGCAAGAGCTTGGTGTAACTATCCCTCAAGACGGTTACTATGGTAACTACACTTCCCGCGAAACCGGTTCTTTGGGAGGTTATATCACCAAGCGTCTCGTACAGCTGGCAGAACAGCAACTCTCCGGTCGTACGGGTGTGTAA
- the cyoE gene encoding heme o synthase, translating to MSAKLPPEAERASWRDFITVTKPGIIRSNLIAAFAGFWLASGWDVSYGKLLLTLIGTMLVMASACVFNNYFDRDLDMKMERTKKRGLPTGRLKPNTVLLYALGLGTLGLAALFLFSGILAGLFGIVGMFVYVVVYTLWLKRTSTWSTSVGAISGAMPPVIGYVAVTGKVDLGAWLLFAMLFLWQPPHFWALGIRRKEEYRNAGFPLLPVVKGTHRTKIQMIPYVALLVPVSVLMYGYGYAGIYYLIVSAGLSLTWLYLTLKGLKAKDDDAWAKQNFFFSINYLTLSLIALVLNTIHG from the coding sequence ATGTCCGCCAAGCTCCCCCCTGAAGCTGAACGGGCCAGTTGGCGCGATTTCATCACGGTAACCAAACCGGGCATCATCCGGTCGAATCTAATTGCCGCCTTTGCCGGCTTCTGGCTGGCTTCCGGTTGGGATGTTAGCTACGGCAAGCTGCTGCTGACCCTGATTGGCACCATGCTTGTTATGGCTTCGGCCTGTGTGTTCAATAATTATTTCGACCGCGATCTGGATATGAAAATGGAACGGACCAAGAAACGCGGACTGCCGACCGGGCGGCTTAAGCCGAATACGGTTCTGCTTTATGCTCTGGGACTTGGCACTTTGGGACTGGCGGCGCTGTTTCTTTTTTCCGGAATTCTGGCTGGGCTGTTCGGAATCGTTGGTATGTTCGTCTACGTTGTAGTATACACCCTTTGGCTGAAACGGACATCTACCTGGAGCACTTCGGTCGGAGCGATTTCCGGCGCGATGCCTCCGGTAATCGGCTATGTTGCCGTGACGGGCAAGGTTGATCTTGGCGCTTGGCTGCTGTTCGCGATGCTGTTCCTGTGGCAGCCCCCTCATTTCTGGGCGCTCGGCATCCGCCGCAAGGAAGAGTACCGGAATGCGGGATTCCCGCTGCTTCCAGTTGTGAAAGGCACACACCGGACCAAAATACAGATGATTCCATATGTCGCGCTGCTTGTTCCGGTTTCGGTGCTCATGTATGGGTATGGATATGCCGGCATTTATTATTTGATTGTTTCCGCCGGGCTCTCTCTTACTTGGCTTTATCTTACGCTCAAAGGCCTGAAGGCTAAAGATGACGATGCCTGGGCGAAGCAAAACTTCTTCTTTTCCATTAATTATTTGACTCTCAGCCTGATTGCGCTGGTACTCAATACGATTCACGGATAA
- the ylbJ gene encoding sporulation integral membrane protein YlbJ, with translation MMTIKKLSGPSWALGLAGCMLLVLVYPEASLSAALRGMAIWWDVLFPSLFPFFVISELMLGFGVVHLFGALFDPLMRPLFRIPGSGGFVLAMGYVSGYPVGARLTAKLREQSLLTRVEGERLVACTTSSDPIFLLGAVSVGFFHNPALGPCLALAHYGSGLLVGLLMSFHGRREERSAAAGQKSAPLRGTSRSLKPEKERQEAGRLRTAFASMAEARRRDGRTLGELLKGAVQSSLQLIIVVGGLVVFFTVLMELLNRAGVMAFLFSVIGRFLSALGFPSGLSEAVTSGFFEVTLGAKAAGTASAALPFKAAAAAFILSWGGLSVHAQVASIWNGTGLRYLPFAAARILHAFLSAGLTLLLWRPMMEASPALAPLWMPGPALYSPAAGFMLLALLLAGTLLLSLAAAASGRVLRVLLRR, from the coding sequence ATGATGACCATAAAAAAGCTAAGCGGCCCTTCTTGGGCCTTGGGACTCGCCGGCTGTATGCTGCTCGTACTGGTTTATCCCGAAGCTTCTCTTAGCGCCGCCCTGCGGGGAATGGCTATCTGGTGGGATGTGCTGTTCCCGTCGCTCTTTCCTTTCTTCGTCATCTCCGAACTCATGCTCGGCTTCGGAGTCGTTCACCTGTTCGGCGCTCTATTTGATCCGCTGATGCGCCCGCTGTTCCGCATTCCAGGCAGCGGCGGCTTCGTGCTGGCGATGGGCTATGTGTCCGGCTATCCGGTCGGAGCCCGGCTGACGGCCAAGCTGCGGGAGCAGAGCTTGCTCACTCGCGTCGAAGGGGAACGGCTTGTGGCTTGTACGACTTCCTCCGATCCGATCTTCCTGCTCGGCGCCGTTTCGGTCGGATTTTTTCATAATCCAGCCTTGGGACCCTGCCTGGCGCTGGCCCACTACGGGAGCGGCCTGCTCGTCGGACTGCTAATGTCCTTTCACGGACGAAGGGAAGAGCGGAGCGCCGCAGCCGGGCAGAAGTCCGCCCCGCTGCGAGGAACGTCCCGATCCCTCAAGCCAGAGAAGGAGCGTCAGGAAGCGGGCCGTCTCCGCACCGCCTTCGCTTCCATGGCCGAAGCGCGCCGCCGCGACGGGCGGACGCTCGGGGAGCTGCTGAAGGGGGCGGTGCAATCCTCTCTGCAGCTTATTATTGTCGTAGGAGGGCTCGTTGTATTCTTCACCGTGCTAATGGAACTGCTGAACCGGGCGGGAGTGATGGCCTTTCTCTTCTCGGTAATCGGGCGGTTTCTTTCGGCTTTAGGTTTTCCCTCGGGGCTGTCCGAGGCGGTAACCAGCGGTTTTTTCGAGGTTACGCTCGGCGCCAAAGCGGCCGGAACCGCGTCCGCCGCACTCCCCTTCAAGGCCGCCGCCGCCGCGTTCATTCTGTCCTGGGGCGGTCTGTCCGTGCACGCCCAGGTTGCCAGCATCTGGAACGGAACAGGGCTCCGTTATCTGCCTTTTGCTGCCGCCCGTATTCTGCATGCTTTCCTCTCGGCCGGACTGACGCTGCTTCTCTGGCGGCCGATGATGGAAGCTTCGCCGGCGCTGGCTCCGCTCTGGATGCCGGGTCCGGCCCTGTACTCACCCGCAGCCGGGTTCATGCTTCTCGCCCTGCTGCTGGCCGGAACCTTGCTGCTGTCGCTTGCGGCGGCCGCCTCCGGCAGAGTCCTGCGGGTTCTTCTTCGGCGCTGA